The genomic window TCAATCATTTTGAAAAAGAGCAGTTTAAAAACGTCATTGAGACGTCCAATGAGCTCGATCTGGAAATCACAACTCTTTTTAAAGCGTCAACCGATGTTGAAAATGATCTTGTAAATATTACCAATCGTGGCAATTATGACCTTCTCCTGATGATGCTCGGAAAATCGATGTACGAAGGCAGTTTGCTGGGAAGGCTGCTTGGTTTCACTACGAAAATCATCAATCCTGAAAAATTATTGAATACGGTAAAAGGCAAAGGAAATATATTCAACAACTCCCCTTTCAACGATTTTACCCTGCAAATCCTGGATAAAACCAATATTCCCGTAGGCATCCTGCTGGAAAAAGACTTCACTTCTGCGGACCGGGTGTTTGTCCCGATTTTTAATTTAAGCGATTTCTACCTGTTGGAATATGCCAAACGGCTCATCAACAACAACAATTCTCAGATCATCATTCTGGATGCGGCAGGACAGATCCGCAATAATATTGAAGTAAAAGAGCTTATCCGGAGTATTGAGCAGGTCGCACCCAATCACATCACTTTATATAACGAGAAAAAGATCGAGAAAGAATTCCTGGATGCCCAGGACTTAATGCTGGTCAGCAGCCGGAGCTGGAAAAGCCTGATCGACACCAAAAGCCTCTGGCTGTCGGATATTCCCTCTACATTGATCATCTCAAACCCCTGATCAGTGAATGGTGAGTTTTAAAAGTGAATCGCTGCGCTGTGAATTTCTTCGAGGCAATTGTCAATTTTGTGCTGACCGGAAAAATTCACTTGCAAAGCAAAATTCACCTTTCACCATTCACTTTTTTAATTTTCAATTAAAAAAAATTACTTATCTTCGTTTTGTGATTATGAATAACAGAACATATTATTACGGAATTTTTGCCTCAGTCTTGGGATAAGGATTTCGTATATCAATACCATCAACCTCGTCCTTGGGCGGGGTTTTTTATTTAAAATTTAAACGATGAAAATAAGCATTATAGGAGTCGGGCTGATCGGAGGATCAATGGCACTGAAATTAAGAGAAAAGGGAATCGCCGACTTTATTTACGGAATTGACAACAGCGACAAGCACTTGAGCGAAGCGTTGGATTTACATATAATCGACGAAAGGGCTGATCTGGAGGAAGGAATTAAAAATGCCGATCTGATCATTCTTGCCATTCCCGTAGATGCCGCCAGGAAACTCCTGCCCAAGATACTCGACCTGATCTCTGAAAACCAGACGGTAATGGACGCCGGTTCTACAAAAGCAGGCATTGTACATGCAGTACAAAACCATCCTAAAAGATCCCGATTTATAGCTTTCCACCCGATGTGGGGAACCGAAAACAACGGACCTGCATCAGCCGTATCAGACAGCTTTACCGGAAAAGCAGGCGTCATCTGCAATAAGGAAGAATCTGCTGAAGACGCATTGCAGCTGGTAAAAAAAGTCGCGGAGAGCCTGGAGATGCACCTGATTTATATGAGTGCAGAAAGCCACGACGTCCATACGGCGTACATTTCCCATATTTCCCATATTACTTCTTATGCTTTGGCCAACACCGTTTTGGAAAAGGAACGGGAAGAAGAAACCATCTTCCAGCTGGCAAGTTCCGGGTTTTCCAGCACCGTACGTCTGGCAAAATCCCATCCTGAAATGTGGGTCCCGATCTTCAAGCAGAATAAAGAGAATGTCTTGGATGTACTGAACGAACATATTTCCCAATTACGAAAGTTTAAATCGGCCCTGGAAAAAGAAAATTTCGAATATTTAGGTGAACTGATTTCCAATGCCAACAAAATCCGTGGGATTTTGGAAAAGTAGCGGAGAGCCGTTCTCAAACCAATTCTACAAATTTCAAGCTATGAATTATCGATAAAAAATTTTTAATAAAATTATAACCTTATTACGATTAACATTCCGGAACATTTACCGCGATGGCCAGTCCACCTTCGGAAGTCTCCTTAAAACGGTCGTTCATCGACAATGCTGTTTCCCACATTGTTTGGATCACTTCATCCAAGGTTACTTTTGCTTTTGAAGGATCACTTTCCAAAGCAATATTGGCAGCGGTGATTGCTTTGATGGCCCCCATCGTATTTCTTTCGATACACGGAATCTGCACCAGTCCTCTGATCGGGTCGCAGGTTAAGCCCAGGTGATGTTCCATCGCAATTTCGGCAGCCATTAAAACCTGCCCGATGTTTCCGCCGAGAATTTCCGTAAGGCCGGCCGCAGCCATTGCCGACGAAACCCCGACTTCCGCCTGGCAGCCGCCCATCGCTGCAGAAATGGTCGCATTTTTCTTGAATAATGTACCGATTTCCCCAGCCACAAGCAGGAACCGGACAATATCATCATCACTGGTAAAATTCGTGAATGCCTGAGCATACATCAGCACAGCCGGAATAACGCCGCTTGCCCCATTGGTAGGAGCGGTGATGATTCTTCCGAAACTCGCGTTTTCTTCGTTTACCGCCAATGCAAAACAGGAAATCCATTTGTTGATATTGGTAAAGTTTTCTTCAGCATCCACAACCTGCTGAAACCACTCGTCTTTATTTTTATAAATTTTATCGCCCAGTAATTTCCGGTTGATGCCGGCTGCTCTCCGGGAAACATTTAGCCCGCCGGGAAGTGTGCCTTCTTTATTGACGCCCTTATAGATGCATTCTTTGATCTGCTGCCAGATATAGAGGGCTTCTGCTCTCGTTTCCTCCTGGGATCTCCAGCTTTCCTCGTTCATCAGGATCAGGTCGGAAATCCTGCTTAGGCCCAGCTTTTCGCAATACTTCACAATATCCGAGGATTTATGACATGGATATAAGGTACGGACACAATGCTTGTCGATTGATTTTTTTTCCTGGCTCATGATAAAGCCTCCGCCTACCGAATAAAAATCCTGTACCAGCTCGTTTCCGTCTTCAAAAACAGCCCTGAAAATCATTCCGTTCGGATGATAGTCCAGCGATTTCTGCATATTGAGCACCAAATGATGACCGTAAATAAAAGTGATTTCTTTTTCGCCGCCCAGATTCAGGATATGGGTAGTTTTGATCTGCTCTACTTTTGCATCGATCTTCGTGGTATCAATGGTTCTGAAATCTTCGCCATTCAGACCCAGCATTCCGGCGATATCGGTTCCGTGTCCAATCCCCGTTTTGGCCAGTGACCCGAAAAATTCCAGGAAAACTTCTTTTACTTCGTCTATTGACCTTTCTCTTTTTATAATCCTGATAAATGCTGAAGCGGCATTCCATGGTCCCATGGTGTGCGAACTGGACGGGCCTATGCCTACTTTGATAATCTCAAAAACCGATATTGATTCCATATAGAAAATGCATCATTTTTCCTGAGCACAAAGATACACGATAAATTGAGATGCAAAAGCCGGAGGTGAAAAATCACTTCCGGCTTTTTAAAAACTATATGAACACTGATTTTTTTTCAGATTATGTGTGATAGCGAATTGTCAATGGTGAATAGTCAATTCGCTTTCGCGGTCAATGGTCAATTTTGAATGACTGAAAAAATTCACTTGCAAAGCAAAATTCACCATTCACCCTTCACCTTTTCAGCAAAGTCTTTCTTCATGCTGGGAAATGTCAAGTCCCATATTTTCCGATTCTTCTGAAACCCTTAGTGTGATGATGCTGTCGGTGATCTTATACAGAAGCAACGAACCGAAAAATGCGAACAGCGATACCAGAAGCAGCGCCATCATGTGATGGGCAAACACTCCGAGTCCTCCATGAAGTAGACTGGCATTTTCGCCGTGCGCAAAAATTGCCGTTAAGATCATCCCCATGATTCCGCCAACACCGTGGCAGGCAAAAACATCCAGCGTATCGTCTATTTTCTTTAATGCTTTCCAGTTCACCATGATATTGGAAACAATGGCAGAGATAAACCCGATGAAAAGGCTTTCCGAAACCGAAACGAAACCGCAGGCCGGTGTAATGGCAACCAGTCCTACGACTGCTCCGATACACGCTCCCATTGCGGAAACTTTTCTTTTATTGATCCTGTCGAAAAATATCCAGGTCATCATCGCGGAAGCCGAAGCAATGGTTGTTGTCCCGAAAGCCGTAGCTGCTGTGGCATTGGCACTTAGAGCCGAGCCCGCATTGAACCCAAACCAACCGAACCAAAGCATTCCTGTTCCCAGCATCACATACGAGATGTTTGAAGGGTCGTGGTGAGGCCTTTTTCTGTTTCCTACGACCATCGCTCCCGCCAAGGCAGCAAAACCGGCGCTCATGTGAACCACCGTTCCTCCGGCAAAGTCCTTTACGCCGAAATATTTATTCAGAAGACCGTCCGGATGCCAAACCATGTGGCAAAGCGGAGTATAGATAAAGATGCTGAAAAGCACCATGAATAAAAGATAAGAAATAAAACGTACCCGTTCTGCAAAAGAACCCGTGATCAAAGCCGGTGTAATAACCGCAAACTTCATCTGGAAAAGGGCAAAAAGAATAAAAGGAATTGTGGAAGCCATAGCTTTATGAGGTAAGACACCTACCCTGCTGAAAAAAGGATAGCTTAAAGGATTCCCGATGATGCCGTAATGTTCTCCGTTGATCGTAAATCCTATTGAATCTCCGAAAGACAGGGAAAAACCGACTACTACCCACAGCATGGAAATCACTCCGAGTGCAATAAAGCTTTGCAGCATGGTGGAAATAACGTTTTTCTTACCCACCATTCCGCCATAAAAAAAGGAAAGGCCTGGCGTCATCAGCAAAACAAGGCCGGCAGCCGCTAAAATCCAGGCAACATCCGCCCCTACGATTTTGTCTTCACTTAAAAATTCTCCCGTATTCGGAAAATCCACAATGGGGCTCCAGAACAATCCTCCTATTGCAACCAAGGCAATAAGGATGAATGAAACGATCCATTTTAAACCTACTGTCATAAAAATTTATGTTTTACCCCGTCAAAATTAAGTATAAATTTTCAAAAACAGTGTAAAAATAAAACCAACCCCTAAATTTTAATATAAATTTAAAATTAAATTCAAATTATTATTCCAATACCCCCTCTAAAATATTAGCTACTTCTTTGAATTTTGTAATCGGGAAAAGATGGGTACCGCCTTTGATAATATAATCCGGTTTGGAATTCTTTATCGGGAATACGATGTCCTTGTCGCCCATAATCTGAACCACTTCCGGATTTTCGTCGAATTTCCAGTCGGAGATCTTTTCGACCGACCATTTTAAATAATAAGGGTCTCTCACCCTGAAATATTGCAGCACTTTCGGATTTCGCGGGTCAAAAAATTTCCTGACCACCGAATACATATTGGTGGTTTTCTCATTGAAAAATGTTACCGGAAGCAGTTTGGGAATCTTGGTGATCTGTCCGGTGCGTATCAGCCGGGATTTCTCCTTATCGGATTTGATGCTTCCGAGGATCACAACTTTCTTTGCAGGTTTGAGCTTATTAATTTCCTGAACCATCAGACCGCCAAAGGAATATCCTACCAGATAAAACGGTTCCGAATCATCGATTTTTTCAGCCATTCTTTCAACATAGCCGGCAAAGTCTTCGTTAAGATGAGGAATCAGCCATTCGATAAAAACCACCTCATGGCGTTTCGGAAACTGAATTTTTTCCAATACCTTGAAATCTGCGCCTAATCCGCTTACTACATATATTTTCATCCTACTAAAATAAAGAATTCGAACAAAAAAATGAGCGGCTTTCTGAAAAACCGCTCATTCTTATTCATTAAAAGACCAAGGTCTTATTTTTTCTTTTTTACAGGTGTTCTGTTTTCGTTATCCAATACCGCTGTGGAAAGCTTAAACTGGATATCCATTTCGTTTTTGATGAAATAATCTTTCAGTGAAGACTGGTAGAATACCTTGAAATCTCTTCTGTTCAGAGAGAACTTTGCAGATTCGATCACTACGGTAAACTGGGTAATGTATACGTTTGCAGGGAAAGTGATGGTTTTTCTCACGCCTTTGATCGTTACGTCTCCGTAAACAGTAGAGTTATAGTCGCTGTTTGCCAGAGGGATAATCTTTGTTAAATGGAATTTCGCAAGCGGAAACTTTTTAACGTCAAAGAAATTAGAGCTTTTAAGATCGTTGGTAAGTTTCACCATATCTTCGTCCTGGCTTGAAACATCACCGGCCATGATCGACTTCATATCGATTACAAATTCACCGTCTACCAAAACTGTTTTATCGAAAGTGAACTTTCCACTTTTCAGCTTTATGGTTCCGGAATGGGTTGTAGGAACCGTTTTTACCACTTTATATCCCCACCATCTGATTTCCGATGAGGTTACTTTTACCACTTTATCTCCTTTCTTCTGCCCGAAAACAAATGACATACTTATGCACATCATCGCAAACAATAGTAATCTTTTCATTCTTTTTTATTTACAATTCAACAAAAATAAAAAAAAGTGTAGAACTTCTACACTTTTAACAATCTTTTTTTGATTAAATTATTTAGCTGTTACTTTTACCTGCAAATCCATGTCATCTTTCACAAGAACATCCTGCATGGTAGACTTATAAGCTACGTCGAATTTCTGTCTGTCGATGGAGAATTTGTTTGATACTAAGCTTACGGTTCCGTTAGCATAACTGATCTTAGCAGGGAAAGAGATCGCGTTCGTTTTTCCTTTTACCGTTAAATTACCGGTTACTAAAGAATTGTATACTTTATCGTTGTTTTTCTTTACGCCTGTAATTTTGAAGGTAGCGGTAGGAAACTTTTCAACTTCAAAGAAATCGCCGTTTTTCAAGTGTCCGTTAAGCTTCTGCTGATATTCTCCGGAAAGGTCTGTCGCGTTGATGGAAGTCATATCCAAAACGAAAGTACCGCCAACCAGTTGGTTTCCTTTCATTACCATTTCTCCTGACTTCACCTTTACAGTTCCGTTGTGAGAGCTGGCCTCAGATTTTGCGATTTTGTATCCCCACCACTGCACATCGGAGCTTACTACTTTTTTTGCCTGTCCGAATGCTAAACCACTCGCCAATACTGCTAATAAAAATATTTTTTTCATTTGAATAAAAGTTATTTACTTGTTCTTTATTACGGATGCAAATGTAGTTAACTGTAACGATAGATTCCGTTGATGTACATCAATAAATGCAATTATTTTTATAAATAACCTTACTCCATAAAAAAAGCTCCGGAAAATCCGGAGCCTGTTTTATTCTTGATAGTATGCGGTGTACAATGCTGCACCATTCAGTGCGGTATTTTCGTTTTTGTTCAGATAGATCGGGATGTTTCTCAGCATCTCTTCCATCTTGTCGCTGATCTTGAACTTTTCGTAGAATTTATCTTTATTGATATACGATGCAATCGCCTGCGGAATATCCCCAGAAATCAGCAAACCTCCTGTTGCTTTTAATTTCAGCGTTAAGTTATTTGCTTCTCTGGCTAAGAACTCAAGGAATGTATCTAAGGCAATTTTACAAATCAGCACATCTTCTTCCACGGCTGCTTTATACAATTCTTCTACAAAGTTTCCGTTGGCCAGACGATCGGCAAGCCATTCCGGCTCAGGATGTCTTTTCACGTCTCTCAGGAATCGGTAAATATTGAATAGACCTCCTTTGGACAGTACATTTTCCCAGCTTACGATACCATACAGGTTGTTCAGGAACTGGTAGAATTCCACCTCAACATTGGTTCTCGGAGAGAATTCGGAGTGTCCGCCTTCTGTTGCAAACGGCCTGATGTATTTTCCGTCAAAGAAATATCCGGCTTCTCCCAGTCCGTTCCCCGGTGCAAGGATCGCCACGTTTCCTTTTTCCAGATGCCCGCTGGTGTAAATTGGATCCAGATCGCTGTCTTCCAACAGTCCCATACCGTAAGCGGAAGCCTCCTGGTCGTTCAGCATGTCTACTTTTTCGAAATTAAAATCGTTTTTGAAATCTTCGACATCCAGGTTCCAGCCCAGCCTTTCAGGAGAACTTTTCCCGTACAATACAGGTCCCGGAACGGCAATTCCGAGTCTTTTTACATTTTCCAGCCCGTTATCCTGAACAAACTTCTTCAGAATTTCTGTAAAGGAAGCATATTCTTTGGTAAGATAATTATTTTGGATTTTAATCTCAAGACCTCCGTTGCCGGAAACAAAATAGCCTAAAGTTGTAATATCTTCACGAAGGTTTGCGCCAATGATAGAAACATTGTCGTTGCTAGCATTTTTTACCCCCGGTAAATAAAGTGGAAATTTCGGATTTAAAATCATAACCTCAAATTTTATCAAATATAATAATAACTTTCGTAAATTTTCGTTAGAAATAAAAAACCTTCTCAAAAATTCGAAAAGGTTTGGTTAATAATTGCTTATATAAAAATCTAACTATTTTCCTAAAGGGATATTGTAGGAAAATCCTACTCCTATATTGCCTACATTGTAGTCCTGATTCGGCAAATCGCCGTTGTTTCCTACAAATACTTTCTGATACTGTACAAAGAAATTCCAGTCCTGGTTGTGGTAACCGATCTCAGGCTTTAAATAGAAACCGCCGTTCGGTCTGTCTAACGTCGTATTGGAAGCTACCTTATCATCTCCTACAAGGAATCCGTATCCTAAGTCGGTACCGAAATAAAATCCTGTTTGCTTCGGATAAATTCTGATCAGGGCAGCTACAGGAACTACGCCTACATCGTTGTTATTGTATCCGTTGTTATCTTTTCCAAAATAATGAGTGTATCCTGTTGCGATACCCAATCCGAATCCCGGAGTGATGAGATTCTGATAAGCTACATCTAACCCTACCGCCATGGAAGTATTATCGGCTGGAACTGCTAAACCAACATTTGCTCCTACCTTGATCATATTATTCATCTGTGCACTTTGTGCGCTTAATGCTCCTGCAGTCAATATTCCGGCAAATAAAATTGCTTGTTTAAACATTTTCATAACTCTGATTATTTTAAATTTTACTAAGCTGAAAACTGTAAAAATCATGCCAAGCAAAAGGTTTCACAGGACTTTAACGCTTTACAGGAGCGCAATACAATGAATTCCAGCCGGTTATTTTTTAAAAAAAATTAAATACTTGTTTAAAAAAATTTGAGGATGCCCTCAAATAACGGCTTCAATATTAACGAATCTTAATCGTTATTAATTTTAACCTTGTATTTGCAGTACAATCAAAATGTAAACAACGCTTATGGATTCTCCTTCACTACTTAATAACAAGCACCTTCTGTGGCGTGCCGGTTTCGGACCCGGAATCGCCCAGTTTGAAGATCTCGGCAAAAAAGATACAAAAAACCTCCTCGAAGATCTTTTGCGTGAAGAAACCTTTCAGTACATCAATTATGAAACGCCGGATATTGCTGAAGCAGCAGATACGATGAATGTAATGAGCGATACTTTCCCAGCCGAAAGGAAAAAAGAAATGCAGAAAATCTACCGGCAGCAGAACGAAGAGCTGAACCTGAACTTTCTCGGTAAAATGGTCACCAGCAAAGAGCAGATGAGGGAGAAGATGGCTTTTTTCTGGCACGGGCATTTTGCCAGCAGGGTTCAGAATCCGAAATTCAACCGGCAGATCCTTAATGTTATCCGGAAAAATGCGCTCGGAAATTTCAAAGACTTGCTCTTTGAAGTTAGCCAGGCTCCGGCCATGCTGAACTTTCTGAACAACCAGCAGAATAAAAAAGACCATCCGAATGAAAACTTTGCCCGCGAAGTAATGGAGCTATTCACCATGGGTCGCGGAAATTACACCGAAAAAGACATCCGGGAAGCAGCCCGGGCCTTTACCGGATGGAGCTATGATAAAGAAGGAAATTTTGTTGAAAAAGCGAAAATTCATGACGAAGGATCCAAGACCTTTTTGGGAAAGACAGGCAATTTTACCGGTTCGGACGTGTTGAATATCATCCTGGAACAGAAAGCGACGGCAAAATTCATCACGGCAAAAATTTACCGTTTTTTCGTGAATGAAAACGCAGATGAGGCCATCGTGAATACTTTGAGCGAAAATTTTTACCGGTCCGGCTATGATATTAAAAAATTGATGAAAGATATATTTTCGAGCTCGTGGTTTTACGACAGGAAAAATATCGGTACCCATATTAAATCACCGATTGAGCTGATGGCCGGAATGATGCGGGCACTTCCCATGAATATTCAGAATCCTGAAAACCTGATTGTTTACCAAAAACTGTTGGGCCAAATGCTGCTGTACCCACCGAATGTTGCCGGCTGGCCAAACGGGAAATCGTGGATCGACAGCTCAACCCTGATGCTGAGACTGCAGATTCCGCAAATCTGGTCAGGATTGCGGCCACTGGACTACCGGCCGAAGGAAGACGATGATCTGGATATGGGATTGAAAAACAACACCAATACGCTGGCCAAAAGCTTCAAAAACCCGAACATCACCATCGACTGGGCAAGGGTAGAGACCATCTTCAACGGAAAAAACACCGAAGACTATCTGATCCAGAACAGCCGTTCGCTGGATGTAAGTACGGTGAAAACTTTCTCGGACAACTCCGTTAAAATGAATGTCATCAATCTGATGTCCACTCCCGAATATCAATTAATGTAATAACAACGCTGAGATCCGGATAATCTATCATTTAAAATTAATCCTATGCAGATCAAAAGAAGAGAATTTCTCAAAATAAGCTCGTTGGCTACCGCTTCACTGCTGATGCCGAATTTTCTGAAAGCTATGACGTTTGACGATGCGCTGGAACCCCGTCAGAAAATCCTGGTTGTCCTGCAGTTTACCGGTGGTAACGACGGTTTGAATACGATTATTCCTACCCGAAACGACATTTATTTCCGCGAAAGAAACAAAATTGCGATCC from Chryseobacterium sp. SORGH_AS_0447 includes these protein-coding regions:
- a CDS encoding prephenate dehydrogenase, which translates into the protein MKISIIGVGLIGGSMALKLREKGIADFIYGIDNSDKHLSEALDLHIIDERADLEEGIKNADLIILAIPVDAARKLLPKILDLISENQTVMDAGSTKAGIVHAVQNHPKRSRFIAFHPMWGTENNGPASAVSDSFTGKAGVICNKEESAEDALQLVKKVAESLEMHLIYMSAESHDVHTAYISHISHITSYALANTVLEKEREEETIFQLASSGFSSTVRLAKSHPEMWVPIFKQNKENVLDVLNEHISQLRKFKSALEKENFEYLGELISNANKIRGILEK
- a CDS encoding L-serine ammonia-lyase — its product is MESISVFEIIKVGIGPSSSHTMGPWNAASAFIRIIKRERSIDEVKEVFLEFFGSLAKTGIGHGTDIAGMLGLNGEDFRTIDTTKIDAKVEQIKTTHILNLGGEKEITFIYGHHLVLNMQKSLDYHPNGMIFRAVFEDGNELVQDFYSVGGGFIMSQEKKSIDKHCVRTLYPCHKSSDIVKYCEKLGLSRISDLILMNEESWRSQEETRAEALYIWQQIKECIYKGVNKEGTLPGGLNVSRRAAGINRKLLGDKIYKNKDEWFQQVVDAEENFTNINKWISCFALAVNEENASFGRIITAPTNGASGVIPAVLMYAQAFTNFTSDDDIVRFLLVAGEIGTLFKKNATISAAMGGCQAEVGVSSAMAAAGLTEILGGNIGQVLMAAEIAMEHHLGLTCDPIRGLVQIPCIERNTMGAIKAITAANIALESDPSKAKVTLDEVIQTMWETALSMNDRFKETSEGGLAIAVNVPEC
- a CDS encoding ammonium transporter — translated: MTVGLKWIVSFILIALVAIGGLFWSPIVDFPNTGEFLSEDKIVGADVAWILAAAGLVLLMTPGLSFFYGGMVGKKNVISTMLQSFIALGVISMLWVVVGFSLSFGDSIGFTINGEHYGIIGNPLSYPFFSRVGVLPHKAMASTIPFILFALFQMKFAVITPALITGSFAERVRFISYLLFMVLFSIFIYTPLCHMVWHPDGLLNKYFGVKDFAGGTVVHMSAGFAALAGAMVVGNRKRPHHDPSNISYVMLGTGMLWFGWFGFNAGSALSANATAATAFGTTTIASASAMMTWIFFDRINKRKVSAMGACIGAVVGLVAITPACGFVSVSESLFIGFISAIVSNIMVNWKALKKIDDTLDVFACHGVGGIMGMILTAIFAHGENASLLHGGLGVFAHHMMALLLVSLFAFFGSLLLYKITDSIITLRVSEESENMGLDISQHEERLC
- a CDS encoding alpha/beta hydrolase, which produces MKIYVVSGLGADFKVLEKIQFPKRHEVVFIEWLIPHLNEDFAGYVERMAEKIDDSEPFYLVGYSFGGLMVQEINKLKPAKKVVILGSIKSDKEKSRLIRTGQITKIPKLLPVTFFNEKTTNMYSVVRKFFDPRNPKVLQYFRVRDPYYLKWSVEKISDWKFDENPEVVQIMGDKDIVFPIKNSKPDYIIKGGTHLFPITKFKEVANILEGVLE
- a CDS encoding YceI family protein; amino-acid sequence: MKRLLLFAMMCISMSFVFGQKKGDKVVKVTSSEIRWWGYKVVKTVPTTHSGTIKLKSGKFTFDKTVLVDGEFVIDMKSIMAGDVSSQDEDMVKLTNDLKSSNFFDVKKFPLAKFHLTKIIPLANSDYNSTVYGDVTIKGVRKTITFPANVYITQFTVVIESAKFSLNRRDFKVFYQSSLKDYFIKNEMDIQFKLSTAVLDNENRTPVKKKK
- a CDS encoding YceI family protein, with product MKKIFLLAVLASGLAFGQAKKVVSSDVQWWGYKIAKSEASSHNGTVKVKSGEMVMKGNQLVGGTFVLDMTSINATDLSGEYQQKLNGHLKNGDFFEVEKFPTATFKITGVKKNNDKVYNSLVTGNLTVKGKTNAISFPAKISYANGTVSLVSNKFSIDRQKFDVAYKSTMQDVLVKDDMDLQVKVTAK
- a CDS encoding glucokinase produces the protein MILNPKFPLYLPGVKNASNDNVSIIGANLREDITTLGYFVSGNGGLEIKIQNNYLTKEYASFTEILKKFVQDNGLENVKRLGIAVPGPVLYGKSSPERLGWNLDVEDFKNDFNFEKVDMLNDQEASAYGMGLLEDSDLDPIYTSGHLEKGNVAILAPGNGLGEAGYFFDGKYIRPFATEGGHSEFSPRTNVEVEFYQFLNNLYGIVSWENVLSKGGLFNIYRFLRDVKRHPEPEWLADRLANGNFVEELYKAAVEEDVLICKIALDTFLEFLAREANNLTLKLKATGGLLISGDIPQAIASYINKDKFYEKFKISDKMEEMLRNIPIYLNKNENTALNGAALYTAYYQE
- a CDS encoding DUF1800 family protein; protein product: MDSPSLLNNKHLLWRAGFGPGIAQFEDLGKKDTKNLLEDLLREETFQYINYETPDIAEAADTMNVMSDTFPAERKKEMQKIYRQQNEELNLNFLGKMVTSKEQMREKMAFFWHGHFASRVQNPKFNRQILNVIRKNALGNFKDLLFEVSQAPAMLNFLNNQQNKKDHPNENFAREVMELFTMGRGNYTEKDIREAARAFTGWSYDKEGNFVEKAKIHDEGSKTFLGKTGNFTGSDVLNIILEQKATAKFITAKIYRFFVNENADEAIVNTLSENFYRSGYDIKKLMKDIFSSSWFYDRKNIGTHIKSPIELMAGMMRALPMNIQNPENLIVYQKLLGQMLLYPPNVAGWPNGKSWIDSSTLMLRLQIPQIWSGLRPLDYRPKEDDDLDMGLKNNTNTLAKSFKNPNITIDWARVETIFNGKNTEDYLIQNSRSLDVSTVKTFSDNSVKMNVINLMSTPEYQLM